Proteins from a single region of Lelliottia sp. JS-SCA-14:
- a CDS encoding DNA polymerase III subunit theta: MKINLATIPQDEMDKVNVDLAAAGVAFKERYNMPVIAEVVEREQPPHLRDWFRERLIAHRLKSVTLSRLPYEPKVK; the protein is encoded by the coding sequence ATGAAGATTAATCTGGCGACCATCCCTCAGGATGAAATGGACAAAGTGAATGTCGATCTCGCGGCCGCAGGCGTGGCGTTCAAAGAGCGCTATAACATGCCGGTGATCGCCGAAGTCGTTGAGCGCGAACAGCCCCCTCACCTGCGAGACTGGTTTCGCGAGCGTTTAATTGCGCATCGCCTGAAGTCCGTCACGCTGTCGCGTCTCCCGTA